The Kordia sp. SMS9 DNA window CAATTGACATTAGATAAAGTTGTTTTTGTCGATGGCAATCACAGAGTTGGGAACCATCTTTTTGGATATGACAGTTCTTCAACTAGAGTAGAAGTCATAAATGAAGTTTTTTTAACGGTACAAATTAGTGAACGACACGACAGTCAAGGGAATTCACTTATGCATCACGATAACCCATTTTTCTTTGATCCATCGGGTCCAGTAGGTCCTTTAGGATTTTTAACACCATCACAAGTTTGTGACGTAGACGACATTCCTGAACCAGACGGTCCATGTGATACGCCAAGTGTACCGACTAATTTTACGGTAACCATGCAAGATGGTTTTATACAAATTACATGGAATGGCGATTTGGAAGAAGCAGGAACTTGGAATCGGTATGTTCTTGAGCGACGCAATCCAGTAACTGGTGAAATAAAACTATTTCCTATTTATTCTTGTGGATATACAAGCAGTCAATACCTTGTAACAGATACTGATTTAACTCCAAGTACAACCTATATTTACAGAGTACGAAGTGTTAGAATGCGAAAGTTCCCTTTTGGCTCACCAGAAGATTACTGTCGTTCAGAGTGGACAAATTCTATAACGGTAGCTACAGATGCTAGTTTAATTGTAGACCCTGTTGCTAATTTTGAAACGAGAAACTTTAACGAAGGAACTATCGACTATTTTTGGAGTCCACCAGAAAGTTATCAATCTACAGGATATAAAATTGAAGTATCCGTAGATGGATCTAACAACTCTTGGTCAAATATTGAAGACATACCGGATCTTCTCACAGTAAGTCATTCGGAAGGACATCCGAACAGTTGGAAAGGAAATCGTCAACATTTTAGAATTCGAAACAAATTAGGAGCCAATTTTTCGTTACCAGTATACGACGTTGTGTATCCTGCATGGAGAAGTAGTGGCGATCGCGTACGAATTAGCGAAATAAATATTCCAGATATTACGGTGTTTGAATTACCAGAATTAGGAAATCCAGAAATCTTTGTGGCTTCAACTATTGCAACAGATGAAGACTCAGGAACTAAAACATCAGAAGCCTTAGTTGGTTTAACACCAAAACTTGCTGAGCTTATTAGCCTTCCTCCACCGTTTGATTATTTTCAGATTATTATACCTTTTGGTAATGATTATGTTCCATCAGTATCAAACCCTATCTATGCGCATCAAATTCCATATGCAGCAAACATTCTTTTAATTCAAAACTCAACACCAATAACATTGATAAACAATTGGTATGGAGATTATTATAACAAAGTACTTTTTGTAAATATTTCAGAAACAGATACAGGAGAAATTGTCACAGAAACCTCTACAGTATCAAAGGAAGTTGAAGCAAAAGGAACGTTTAAAATTGGAAAAAAAGATGTGTTTGATGTAGGACTTGATATTGGCGCTAAGAAAACAACCGATGTTACGTTTGATTATCCAGATAGAACCTTATCAATGGGATCTTTCGATTTATTCTTTTGGGAAGAAATTAATAGAAATTACGGGTTGCAAGGCTCAAATATTGTTATACGAATTACAAACTAACGTACTAACAACTTAAAAGTATACAATGAAAGCACAATCTATAGTTCATACTAATTTCACAAATATCATACTGTGTATTGTGCTTTCATTTTTTATAGTGCTGAATCCACTTTGGAACACAGTCAATATTTCATACTTTATTATTGGTTTGTTGTGTGTTTTTTTATGCTTTGTAAAAAGCACTAGATATAGTACAACTGAAAACATATTTCTTTATATTTCATTTGGAGTTTCGTTACTTTTACTATATGTAAATCAATATACTGATATACTAGGAATTTCACTATTTCTATTTTTTTCAATACTCATTTGCAAAAAAATAAGTGCAAATCTTTTGTTGCTATTATTGATTCCAATCGCTGCAATATTGCTATTGAAATCTGTTTTTTACATTCAGATTAATGGTGTTTCTACCCTAAACGGATTCTATGTAAATGCTTCACTGTTAATTATTTGTGTGTCGATTTTAAAGAGAGAAAAAATCAATCTAGCTACCACAATTGTCTTGCTTATTTTTACAGTTGTATTCATCATTATAAAATCACGTTTGGGTTTTATTGCAACTTGTAGTTTGTTGCTTTTTAAAATTTTCACACATTATAAAACAGTACGTTTTAGAGTGATAAGCATTGTCATTTTCGTATCAGGATTAATTCCGCTTTTACTTACTAAACAGATATCTATTACAGGTAGAATGCACATCAATACCTTTATTTTAGATCATTTAGATACCGTAAAGTTCTTTGATTACAATCCGTTTACCAATTGGTATAATCATACGATTATCAATCATAATGCACGTGAAATGAGTCAACTAATTGGTGAAGTATACAATGTTGCTTTTAATGATTATTTACAAATACTCATTCAATATGGAATCATTCCCTTTGGTTTGTTCGTAGCACTTAACCTCTATATATTCTATATTTTATTAAAAAGAAAAAAAGGATTGTATGCCGTTTGTTTTCTCATCATACACTTAATGCTGCTTACTAGTTACCCTTTGTTTATGCCTGCTAGTTTCTTCTTTTTACTGCTGTTTTACATTGAAATTGGAACAAAAGAGAAGGTATTCAAACTAAATATTCTTCCTAAAAACACACTATTTACAAATGCTAGTGCACTAAAGTTGATCACAATTTTCTTGTTTATTGCATTAAGTGCTGTGTATTATTACCCAAAATATGTTTTGTTTGAAAATGTACAAAAAGGAGTTTCTTTAAATAATTTACTTGATTCTAAACTCACAAAACATGCTTTTAAAAATAATGAAATTAAATATTGGGTAGCAAAAGAATATATAAGTAAAGATTCCAAAAACGCAAAACGTATATTTTTATACTTACATGATAAGTGTCTTTCTTATAACATGCTCTTATTAACAGGTGAAGTTTTTGAGCATTTGGGAGCATATGAAGAAGCTGTTACCTATTATGAAAAATCGCATGTGGTACGACCTTTTACCTTAATGCCCATTTACAAACAACTTTTAATCAACGATCATTTAAAGAAAAAAAATAAGGTAGATGAGTTAGTAAATTTTTATAAAAAGATGCAATTAAGAGTCGATAATGACCAAACTGACATCATGAGAAAAGAAATTAATGGAATCCTTAAAAAGTATGCCTTTTATGAATGAAAATATGATCTTAACAATAGAAGTAGTACCTAGATTAACTGAAATTAAACATTTTTCGAACTCCTTTGGTTTTTCAAACAACTCATATTCAAAAGTATACGTTAGAAGCTTCTTTCGTGGTATTTAGTAAAATGGTTAAAAAAAGTTTTGAGAATACAGCCGCAAAATAAAGAATATTCACAGTTGTGCATTCGTATTTGATTTATTTATTGTAAATTAAATTTTACAAAAAAATATCAGTAAATGAATATTATTCTCACAGGAGTTACAGGAACCCTTGGCTCTCAAATTTTAATACAGTTATTAAAACAGGAAAAAGTGAAAAATTGTTTTCTTTTGGTTCGAGAAAAAAATGGAAAAACACCGCAGGATCGCATACAGAATATTTTTCATGATATTTTTCAAAATGACTCAAATGATGAAATGCGGTCAAAAATTAAGATTTTTAATTCATCCGATTTTTTCACACCTTCTTATCTTACTAAAACAGCGATTAACTATTTTATTCATGCTGCGGGATATGTCAATTTATCTATTGACATTCGAGAAAAGGCAAAAATATTTGAAGAGAATTTAGCGTTTACAAAAAAAATATTCCAAACATTTTCTCCGTATCTCACGAAGTTTATTTATATAAGCACAGCCTTTTCAATAGGTGACGTAGGTGGCTTTATAGGCAATGATTTTCACAATGGCATCACGCCAAAGTATCGTAATTTTTACGAAGAATCAAAGCATCAATGTGAAAAATATCTTCTTGAAAATGAGCAGCAAAGCAATGTTTCCATCCAAATTTTACGACCAAGTGTATTAGGTGGAAATATCAGTGAAGAACCAAAGTATTTTATATCTAAGTTCATGGTGTATTACCTTCTTGGGAAATTCTTTTACAAGAGCCCGCTAAACGGTGATATTGTCAGAATTGTTGCAAACTTTAACACCGGATTGAATATCATTCCTGTAGATTATGTTGCACACGTAATTTCGGAAGCCATTCATAAAAATATTGCACAACTCAACATTACACATTCAAAATGTACAGGTCTTATTCCTGGAATGACTAGAATTATAGAAACCGCAGGCGCTTCTAATTTTACCTTTGTCAACTCAGTCGATATACAAGGACAATTGCGGGATAAGAACAGAGTGGAACAGTTTTACTATAACTCATTAGGAATGCATTTAAATCCTTATTTAGTATCAGCCCCGTATGAATATGATACCGAAGTATTGGAATCTATAGTGCCGATGCCAAGTTATAATTTGGTGGATTACTTGGAAGATACAATCTCGTATGCAAAGGAAAAAAAGTTTAGAAATAAGCGTTGGTAATTCAATAGGTCAATGTTGGGATTCCAATTAAATTATAGGCATGCAAATCATCCAAAGATATTTTATTTTGTTTGAAAAGTTCTTTCTTCAATTGCTTTAAAACATTACCGATGGGTTTTCCTCTTTTAGAAACGAAATATTCTGTTATGGAGTTGTAGTTATCAATATGTGTATATCCAGATGCGGAAATGGATACAATAGCTCCTTTATTGTCCATTTTGAGGAGGTTTTCTGCAAAGCAATCTCTTTTGTGATACGCAAATGTACCAGTCCAACAAGATAAGTCGATGAGTACGAACATATTTCCAGAAGTTAGACTTTCCATATCATCAATAGCTACTTTCTTATTTTTACTCCAACCCGTATACGAAGCATGACCTACAAACTGAAAAACGGAAGGATTTTTGTCATTGATGTAAGAAGGAATGGT harbors:
- a CDS encoding fibronectin type III domain-containing protein; the protein is MKKSHLYVLLLAFSLIIQGCQEEEILLGSSLEKSGRSDNADISKKYLDYGNRLTNVLTSLLKDKKTLSEVLGANSEKKKGKTEMLVTDLFQAKVDDGRATGMDAFASELSRMEKISLKDAKEYLLSNSRIMPNVIVAVRNNISSPTDASSVASSITPDQLTLDKVVFVDGNHRVGNHLFGYDSSSTRVEVINEVFLTVQISERHDSQGNSLMHHDNPFFFDPSGPVGPLGFLTPSQVCDVDDIPEPDGPCDTPSVPTNFTVTMQDGFIQITWNGDLEEAGTWNRYVLERRNPVTGEIKLFPIYSCGYTSSQYLVTDTDLTPSTTYIYRVRSVRMRKFPFGSPEDYCRSEWTNSITVATDASLIVDPVANFETRNFNEGTIDYFWSPPESYQSTGYKIEVSVDGSNNSWSNIEDIPDLLTVSHSEGHPNSWKGNRQHFRIRNKLGANFSLPVYDVVYPAWRSSGDRVRISEINIPDITVFELPELGNPEIFVASTIATDEDSGTKTSEALVGLTPKLAELISLPPPFDYFQIIIPFGNDYVPSVSNPIYAHQIPYAANILLIQNSTPITLINNWYGDYYNKVLFVNISETDTGEIVTETSTVSKEVEAKGTFKIGKKDVFDVGLDIGAKKTTDVTFDYPDRTLSMGSFDLFFWEEINRNYGLQGSNIVIRITN
- a CDS encoding O-antigen ligase; protein product: MKSVFYIQINGVSTLNGFYVNASLLIICVSILKREKINLATTIVLLIFTVVFIIIKSRLGFIATCSLLLFKIFTHYKTVRFRVISIVIFVSGLIPLLLTKQISITGRMHINTFILDHLDTVKFFDYNPFTNWYNHTIINHNAREMSQLIGEVYNVAFNDYLQILIQYGIIPFGLFVALNLYIFYILLKRKKGLYAVCFLIIHLMLLTSYPLFMPASFFFLLLFYIEIGTKEKVFKLNILPKNTLFTNASALKLITIFLFIALSAVYYYPKYVLFENVQKGVSLNNLLDSKLTKHAFKNNEIKYWVAKEYISKDSKNAKRIFLYLHDKCLSYNMLLLTGEVFEHLGAYEEAVTYYEKSHVVRPFTLMPIYKQLLINDHLKKKNKVDELVNFYKKMQLRVDNDQTDIMRKEINGILKKYAFYE
- a CDS encoding SDR family oxidoreductase — translated: MNIILTGVTGTLGSQILIQLLKQEKVKNCFLLVREKNGKTPQDRIQNIFHDIFQNDSNDEMRSKIKIFNSSDFFTPSYLTKTAINYFIHAAGYVNLSIDIREKAKIFEENLAFTKKIFQTFSPYLTKFIYISTAFSIGDVGGFIGNDFHNGITPKYRNFYEESKHQCEKYLLENEQQSNVSIQILRPSVLGGNISEEPKYFISKFMVYYLLGKFFYKSPLNGDIVRIVANFNTGLNIIPVDYVAHVISEAIHKNIAQLNITHSKCTGLIPGMTRIIETAGASNFTFVNSVDIQGQLRDKNRVEQFYYNSLGMHLNPYLVSAPYEYDTEVLESIVPMPSYNLVDYLEDTISYAKEKKFRNKRW